A genomic segment from Aegilops tauschii subsp. strangulata cultivar AL8/78 chromosome 1, Aet v6.0, whole genome shotgun sequence encodes:
- the LOC141028068 gene encoding uncharacterized protein: protein MSLYQLMKKFDRFEWTPKAQDAFQELKAFLSTQPVLAAPRSKEPLLLYIAATSQVVIMVLIVEREEQGKAFKLQRLVYYISKVLTPSKKRFAAKKAIKSYALVDFLAEWIEQEKYVPSVPEHWMMFFDGSKMLRGSGAGVVLVSPKGNHLSYILKIHSESSNNEAEYEALLYELRMIISLGIRQLMVYVDFYLVVNQVMKEWDIRSPAMTSYCNAVRKLQKHFEGLELHHRPCLKNQVADDLAKMGSTRKLVPKNVFLEHLHSPMIKEDPFVEEPLRLVGPSNPIEVDIPAVIDLVQEILVITPEWTEPYLAYLLREELLEDEDEAR from the exons ATGTCGCTTTACCAATTGATGAAGAAGTTTGACAGGTTCGAGTGGACTCCCAAAGCGCAGGATGCATTCCAGGAACTTAAAGCCTttctttccacccagccggtgctagCTGCTCCGAGGAGCAAGGAGCCCTTGCTCTTATACATCGCGGCCACGAGCCAAGTTGTTATCATGGTCCTCATTGTCGAACGGGAAGAACAAGGCAAAGCCTTCAAGCTCCAACGACTGGTCTACTACATCTCTAAAGTCCTCACGCCTTCCAAGAAAAG GTTTGCAGCCAAGAAGGCCATCAAGTCATATGCCCTGGTAGATTTCTTGGCCGAATGGATTGAGCAAGAGAAGTATGTCCCGAGTGTTCCCGAACACTGGATGATGTTCTTTGACGGTTCCAAGATGCTCCGTGGTTCCGGCGCCGGAGTGGTATTGGTGTCTCCTAAAGGCAATCATCTCAGCTACATACTTAAGATCCACTCCGAATCCTCCAACAACGAAGCTGAATACGAAGCTCTCTTGTATGAACTGCGGATGATAATCTCTTTGGGAATTCGCCAATTGATGGTCTATGTTGATTTCTATCTAGTGGTGAATCAAGTTATGAAAGAATGGGATATCCGCAGCCCAGCGATGACCAGCTATTGCAATGCCGTCAGAAAATTACAGAAACACTTTGAAGGGCTAGAGCTTCATCACAGGCCATGCCTCAAGAATCAAGTGGCTGATGACCTGGCCAAGATGGGCTCCACTCGGAAGCTAGTACCCAAGAATGTATTCCTGGAACACTTGCACTCGCCCATGATCAAGGAAGATCCTTTTGTGGAAGAGCCCCTGCGGCTAGTCGGACCTTCCAATCCGATTGAAGTAGACATCCCCGCAGTAATTGATCTGGTTCAAGAAATACTGGTCATCACTCCTGAGTGGACCGAGCCATATCTGGCATACTTGCTCCGGGAAGAGCTCCtagaggatgaagatgaagccCGCTAG